From a region of the Equus quagga isolate Etosha38 unplaced genomic scaffold, UCLA_HA_Equagga_1.0 73763_RagTag, whole genome shotgun sequence genome:
- the LOC124234424 gene encoding fibroblast growth factor-binding protein 1-like, translating to MRIHSLTLLPFLLLAAQVFLVEGQKEIQNQDVSKATTDKLHTLGNPQIEQRSQPAKHLKKGKFVTQDHADCRWVVTELGKGISLKIECTQQEKKFSCVFTGNPTSCLELNKKNMYWKQIGRSLRSQKAICGDSKSVLKTRVCRKKFPESNLKLVNSTLIDSKKPSQEYMEPSPSKQSKVTEASFMEPNKVKQFSSREQIKVKENTPTSPMETQTMAINNPECVDDPDMVNQRKTALDYCGESWSSFCLFFLTMFQSNTC from the coding sequence ATGAGGATCCACAGCCTCACCCTgctgcccttcctccttctggCCGCTCAGGTATTCTTGGTGGAGGGccaaaaggaaatacagaaccAAGATGTCAGCAAAGCCACGACGGATAAACTGCACACTCTGGGAAACCCCCAGATTGAGCAGAGAAGCCAGCCAGCCAAACACCTGAAGAAAGGCAAGTTTGTCACCCAAGACCATGCCGACTGCAGGTGGGTGGTGACTGAGCTGGGGAAGGGCATCTCCCTGAAGATTGAGTGCACCCAACAGGAAAAGAAGTTTTCCTGTGTCTTTACTGGCAATCCAACCTCATGCCTAGAGTTGaacaaaaagaatatgtattGGAAACAAATTGGCCGGAGTCTGCGCTCTCAGAAGGCCATCTGTGGAGACTCCAAGAGCGTCCTGAAGACCAGGGTGTGTAGAAAGAAGTTTCCAGAATCCAATCTCAAGCTAGTGAACTCCACTCTGATTGACAGCAAGAAACCCAGCCAGGAGTATATGGAGCCCTCACCTAGCAAGCAGAGCAAGGTCACTGAGGCATCCTTCATGGAGCCTAACAAGGTCAAACAGTTTTCTTCCAGGGAGCAGATCAAGGTCAAAGAGAACACCCCCACCAGCCCAATGGAGACCCAAACTATGGCCATCAACAATCCCGAGTGTGTGGATGACCCAGACATGGTAAACCAGAGGAAGACAGCTCTGGACTACTGTGGAGAGTCTTGGAGCTCCTTCTGCCTGTTCTTCCTCACCATGTTTCAGAGCAATACATGCTAA